AGTAATAACCGTGTGAAAGTCCTCAATTTTACTGGAATTGGAAAACTGCATATTTGATCCATGTCCATGAGGCTACTAACAAAGGCTTTTGTGTTATGTAACTTGTTGGACttgcttgtatttattttgtgttttataatgGTTATTCAGCTGCCTTGGCTGtccttggatttttttttttttttttttttacagcaaaataCAAAGAACAGCTCAGTCAATTCCACTGTGGTTGacttttgttaatttgttgtGGTTCTGTCTCCTCTTGactttcattcttttctgtttccacAGAATTAAACCACAGTGCTCTGGGCTCTCATTATGAAAATTCCCACTGGAATTCTGGTTCACCTGGCAGCGACTCGAACACCACTTGGGATAAAGTCATTGTAGACGGCTGCGACAAGGAAGCCTGGCCTTCGATCACTGGTAGCGACCCAGAGTTAGCCACAGAATGTATGGACGCTGACTCTGCCTCAAGCTCTGGGTCTGAGAAAAACCTTAGTATAATGGCTTCTGGGAACACTGGCGGCGACAGCAATGGCAATAGACAAGGCAATGGACACGGTTCTCATTTTATGGTTGCAAATGGCAGCAATAACATGGGCAATGGGAGTATTAAGGGACCGTGGGGCCTATCCCATGGCTCGATGCTAAGCACATGTCAAGGCCCTGGGGAGAGTCCCAACAGCAAATTAACAGAAAGTAGCCATGGTAAATTAAATGCATGGGGTACCCTAGGTTCCTCAACCAATGGAGGTATAAATCCAAGCACTTTGAACCCAAATGCCAACCATGGTGCCTGGCCTGTTTTGGAAAACAGTGGGCATAATCCACATGGGCCTGTGGGGAATGGGAATAGCGGCACCAGTACTCAACGTAGCACCATAGGTCAAGCGCCCAGCAGTCAGAGTATTAACTCTAAGATGGGCCTCTCCGCCCACGCAGCCTGGGGGAGCCTCCAGGAGAACAATGCAGAGTCTGAAGTCAATGGTACAAGTAAGGTTTCGTTAAACGGGCAACCTCAAAACCTTAACACTGAATTGAATGGACCAAATAACACTACTAACATGATGACCTCTAGTTTACCAAACTCTACTGGTTCAATGCAGATGAATGAACTGCCCGCAGGGCACCGAGCCTGGCACGTGGACGCGGGGAGCTCGCCTCAGCTCCACGCCTCTTCAGTTTCTAATGGCACTTCCATTTCTCAGCATGGCAACAGCGAGGGAATAAACAGCGGGTCTTACGGCACGGCATGGGGAGCTCCGCAAGATACCAATTACCCCGGAGACAAATGCCCTGCCCCTAAAGGCCAAACTGCTGGCGACACTGTGAATGCAACTCTAATGCAGTCTGGAGTGAATGGATCAGCTGCAAACGCTGCTTCttttaagaataataataataataacggtGTGGGGGCGCGCGGCGGAGGGTGGGGCTCCGGGCCCGCCGCTTCCCAGAGCCTGCCGTGGGGAGCAGGGAACGGTGTCGGCCCCGCGGGGATCCCTCACCCCTGGGGGAGCGCGTCGTCCTCCTCgtcgtcgtcctcctcctcctcctcttcgaACACTGGCACTAAGATCTCCAACGGGGAGTGGAGCGCCCTGCCGAGCAACAATCAGCATTCCAATGAAGGCATAACCGGGAGCAGGAAGGGAACAAATGGGTGGATGTCCCTGGAGGACGACGCTCTGGGCGAGGCCGGAGCGGGCCCGGCGTCCCAGATGAGCAATCAGGGCGGCACGTGGGCCAAATCTACCGGCAGCGAGGGCAGCAGCGAGAGCATGGGCAGCCGCGGGGACAGGGACGGAGCGCGCGCCAGCAGCCGCCGCAAGGCCAGCTCCCAAAGCCTGGTGCAGACCGTGCTCTCCAGGACCGACCTGGACCCCCGGGTCCTGTCCAACTCCGGCTGGGGCCAGACCCCCGTGCGGCAGAACACCACCTGGGACATCGcggcctcctccagctccgaCAAGAAGACTGACAACGGAACAGAGGCCTGGGGCGGCTCGGTCTCCCAGGCGTCCAactcaggggggtggggggacgggCCCAGCACCAACAGCAACGATACCTCATCAGTATCTGGGTGGGCCGATCAGAAGCCTCCCACTGGGTGGGGAGAAGCCAAAGGCCCCAGTGGAGACGGAGGCTGGGAAGATAACTCTGCTGCTACGGGAGTGGGAAAGAGTAATCAGTCATGGGGGAGCGTCAAGGACGAGAAAGCTTCGACTTGGAACGATGCACAAAAGGTCAAACAGGGATGGATGGAAGGGCAGAAATCGAGCCAGGGCTGGGGCGCCCCCTCCGGcggcgaggggtggggggccGACGTCCCGCGAGGAAACCACTGGGGAGACCCTCCGAAGTCGGGCTCCGGAGGCTGCGACAGCGACAGCGACCGCTCGGGCTCCGGCTGGAGCGAGCAGGGCAGGTGCGGCGCGGGCAACACCTGGGGCGGCAGCGGGGGCGGCGGCACTCCCAACAGCGGCGGCCCGTCCGGCTGGGGCGAGCCCCCCAAGACAAGCCACAAGCAAGGCTGGGGGGAGCCCGGTAAGGCCAGTAATCAGGGCCAGGGCTGGGGAGAGCCCCCGAAACCCAGCCACGCCGGTTCTGGGTGGGGCGACGCCTCCAAAGGCTGCGACTCCTCCGACTGGAGCAAGCCGCAGGACGCCGCTGCGGGGCAGTCCTCCTGGGGGGTCCCTCCCTCGCAGCAGCCGGGGGGCCCGGGCCCTAACAAGCCCTCTGGCTGGCTGGGTGGGCCAATGCCCGCCCCGCTCAAAGAGGAGGAATCGACGGGCTGGGAAGAGCCCTCCCCCGAATCCATCAGGCGCAAGATGGAGATCGACGACGGTACTTCGGCTTGGGGGGATCCCaacaagtacaagtacaaaaatgtgaacatgtgGAACAAGAACAGCGGCGGTGAGCAGGAAGCGCCCGTGGccccgcagcagcagcagcagcagcagcagccgcccCCACAGCCTGCACTACCCCCCAACACCATGCCCAGCAAGGACAAGAACATGGGTAAGTGCCACTGCTGAAAAATGACTGGACTCTACACATTGCACACTGTCCTTTTGTCTTTGAAACccttttttacattgcattgctttgcattacattacattcatttaacagacacttttactcagagcaacttccagcgtAATAGAACgcaagtgttttatttcatgttgaatgagcagcagtgtcagaccaggctaacagctcTCCTAGACGAGTAAGCGTTAccgtaacactattcaagccctacacTAAGTTACCTTGTGCAGCCTGACTTTTTCAAAGCCTAGGTTAAACAATTATTCTGGGATATTCTGAGCATTGACGTAATTTCTTTTAAAGTTACATCTATTTGATTAAAGTCCTTTGTGATGATTTTAAGGCAGTTGTCTTTCTGAGCCTAGCCAAAGAAATATTAAGAGCTGCAGagttttttaatgtgattgtTGTATGTACTTAGAggtgtatttattaaaaattgaaattgcAGCACAGTGTAGAGGGGTGCACCAAAAACCGTAGCGTTTGAAGAAATGACCCTACTTGATTTGGGATTGGTTCCAGGCGAGCTCTGCGCAGGGAGAGATGAGCTTGAGTTTCACCCTAGCTGATGATGCAGTCATATGGTGGCAACTTGAGCAGCAGAATACACAGGAACAGGGCTATTTTTAAAGGAAGAATTCAGAGCATGAGTTGGAAGgtgaaagtgagaaaaaaaccTCTATGATCAAAAGTTAGGCTGAAATTTCAGTAGTGCTTTGGAGTAAACAAACCTTGCATAAGTATTCATGTGTATCTGGAGGCAAGACTGTGACCTTAGACAGGTTCACTATAGTACTACACTTTTAACTTTCAGTCAAATTTGTAGGTATTTTGATGTTGTTAAATATTAgagtatttaattatttagagattGTTTAATTCTCTGTGCCTTATCTTCTCTCGGTTTATTCATGTAGCTGTGAATTGACTGAGCAGTAGAAGGCAAATTTATGTTCCTAGATGACTGCCAGATCTCTCTGAGGATTGTCATTGAAGTGAGAACACAAGTTGGAATGGTACAAGAAAGATATCATGGACCGCAACAactttaaattttaatgaaaacatttgtataATCTTTGTGTGGTGCTCCATAGACAATTCATAATTCACGAAAGTACATCCTCTGGCACAGTGAAAGTGAGTAGGTATGAGGGAGACGCAAATACACTAACTTAAGTGTAAGTATGATTTATCCAACTTCAAAGGATCCATAGTGCTGGACCTATTCATTTTGTGACATTATCCTTGCAAACAagtatttcagtgcattttagCAGGCTTACATGTGTTAAGCCGATTCcagcattttccacatttcaaacatgttctgaaatgcaactgaaatgGCCCTCGGCTATATGCGGGCAGCTGAACTCCTGGGCATACAAAACTGCCGTCTGCAGTTTGAAATCTGTGTCAGTCAGTTGCGTGGTGAAACGCGGTGTGGAGACATGGCCAGGCTCCCAGATGTCCGTTGTAAAAGCTCACCACTGAAGCTGTCAGCTGCGGGTGAACAGATGTATACAGAGAATGTTGTGCTGTTCAGGATGCACATCATTAGAGAGAAACCGCCTGCTGTTGAGTGTAGCAGGGATGAATGTCTTTGATAAGGCAGCAGAAACCCAGGTCAAGTACCGTGCAAAGTCACTCATCTTCCAATGCAGTAAAGTCCACTATTTTCTGTTAACTTACTTATGCccttgaatttaattgaatttgagAATACTGCAAAGGTTGCCTCTTAGACTAATGTGGCAGTTGGTTTATTGTAGTCATCTGGGCTTTCTCTTCAGTTATTTAAAGAGTACAATATGCTTTGTGTGGTATTTTACATTGCTATAGCTACTCGGGtgtgtaggaaaaaaaattaatatacagGCAGTTTTGCATGTTGTAAACATGTTGCTTTCATTTAACTATGTACTCtgtaaacattgtaaatgaCTGGAGCATTCTTTTACTTTCTAGACCTTGGGCAGTCGTCAGCTCAGTCTAAAGCTGAACAGTAGCTGAGTTTGCATCACAGTTTAGTGTTTTTTACTCATTAACATATGTAGTAGTTATATTTTGATCAGACCTGATGCATAATATTGTAacatttgaattaaaacaaagttGGCTGGTAGCCAGTAGTGCATTTGGTCTGTACTGTATAATCTATACCCGGCTGCTGCATCTGTGCACCCCTCCATGCCATGTATCGAATTATGATTTGTTAGTTTCATCATTTGGCATCATTTcaaatcatttcatcatttggcCAGTTTCATCAGTCCTTACCCTTTACAATGTGTGCTATATGATATGAATATGACAGTTTTTACCAAGGGTATGACATGAGTACATGTGTGAGACTGCTTGGTGCTAACGTTTGTTATCATTTTGAAGTTTTCATGGTGTATAGGTTATGTGTGGGGACgttttttgtgtatgtgacCTTGGCCATCACAACAAAATTCCTGCAGTCCAGATATGGCGTTTTTGAACAGTGGTTTAGCTTTTAATCTTCCCATTCCTAAAAGGCACATGAACAAGAAATGAAGAATCAGAACCATTCCTTTAGGTGCCCCCTGGGGCATTGCCCCCATGTAAAGCAAACAGCTGGATTTTACCTTGTACAAACATGCATTTGAGACAGTTTCTGAAAAATGGAATTATATATTAATCTGTGTTAATTCATATGTTAACTCCCAATGCATTTTAACTGAGTGTAAGGAAAAGATGTGCATTGCTGGCACTGAGCTGAAGCCTTCTCGCCTGCAGGATGGGGAGAGCCGTACGGAAGCACGCAGAAACCCGAGTCGTCATGGGGCGAGCCCTCGGGCCCTCCCGTCTCCGTGGACAACGGCACGTCAGCCTGGGGCAAGCCTGTGGACACCGGGGCGAGCTGGGAGGAGCCGGGGAGGCAGAGCGCTAACGCTGGCGGCTGGGGAGGCCCCGCAGCGGGACCGCAGACCCAACACAAACCTGGTCAGTCTGTACACCGGCGATAGAGCGCTGGAGGGCTTGCTCCGCGGGGGTGTACTGACCGCACCCCTGAACCGCGACTAAATACCCATTCTGTTCCTTCACCCTCTGATTGACAGGACCCAAACCTATGCAAGACAACTGGTGTGGTGACGAGATGCCCATGCCGGGATCGCGCCATCAGAgctgggaggaagaggaggaggtggagatcGGGATGTGGAACAACAACCCGTCCCAAGAGATGAACCAGCCAGGGAACTGGTCGTACATGAAGAAGATGCCTCCCAAGGTAAGTGCAGCTGGTGATGTGCTTTGTTAGCACTCCCCGTGGATTCAGTGGGAAGCCGTAAGTCATAAATCAGTTTTATCGGCGAAGTCTGCAAAAATCATTACATCCTTTATACCGCAGAAGCTGTGTGCACATACGCTGCTATTGATGTTGTAATGAAGCATGCGGAAGAACTCTCCCCTGATGTGaagtttgtatttgtttctaGGTCAATAAAGGAGCCAACAAGCAAGATGATGCCTGGATGAATCAGTTTGTGAAGCAGTTCAACAACATGAATTTCCCTGTAAGACTTGTCATTGCAAAACTTCTTTTAATTTGTAGATTAGGCCTAATCCATTGGTTGTTGTCTGTGAGGTGGCTTTACGTCAAATGTTTGgaaatctgaatttaaaaattgCATCGGTAAAGGTATGGGTCTTACAGGAGTATGTGAATGCATCTGATTAGCTGTGCCTTTTGCAGAGGGAACCTCCTGAAGAAACCATGAAGGCCCATAAGATGGATTTGTCTGGAGGTGAGTTTTTCATGCACTCATTCTTCAGACTCCAGTGTCAGCTGTTAGACGTATTATCTGTGGAAAAGGGTGTCCCGGTCTGCCGAAGTAACGCCATCTGTCTTGCAGGGATGTTGGCGGATAAGCGCATGGACGTGGACA
This genomic stretch from Megalops cyprinoides isolate fMegCyp1 chromosome 1, fMegCyp1.pri, whole genome shotgun sequence harbors:
- the LOC118775811 gene encoding trinucleotide repeat-containing gene 6A protein-like isoform X3, with product MRELEAIATKEAEEKQNRDIVQEEEEQLMEERKKRKDEKKKDAGLKKATEQKNKVPEHIKSSLSQPQPANPKSDTSTVTSIVSNAKRAQASSHPQVPPRYPPREVPPRFRQHEQKQLLKRAQPLPTLAAALGTRAPLDAAQPGGALLASEGPLQNSAGSPLPGMPPIRDLASHSPNQTELNHSALGSHYENSHWNSGSPGSDSNTTWDKVIVDGCDKEAWPSITGSDPELATECMDADSASSSGSEKNLSIMASGNTGGDSNGNRQGNGHGSHFMVANGSNNMGNGSIKGPWGLSHGSMLSTCQGPGESPNSKLTESSHGKLNAWGTLGSSTNGGINPSTLNPNANHGAWPVLENSGHNPHGPVGNGNSGTSTQRSTIGQAPSSQSINSKMGLSAHAAWGSLQENNAESEVNGTSKVSLNGQPQNLNTELNGPNNTTNMMTSSLPNSTGSMQMNELPAGHRAWHVDAGSSPQLHASSVSNGTSISQHGNSEGINSGSYGTAWGAPQDTNYPGDKCPAPKGQTAGDTVNATLMQSGVNGSAANAASFKNNNNNNGVGARGGGWGSGPAASQSLPWGAGNGVGPAGIPHPWGSASSSSSSSSSSSSSNTGTKISNGEWSALPSNNQHSNEGITGSRKGTNGWMSLEDDALGEAGAGPASQMSNQGGTWAKSTGSEGSSESMGSRGDRDGARASSRRKASSQSLVQTVLSRTDLDPRVLSNSGWGQTPVRQNTTWDIAASSSSDKKTDNGTEAWGGSVSQASNSGGWGDGPSTNSNDTSSVSGWADQKPPTGWGEAKGPSGDGGWEDNSAATGVGKSNQSWGSVKDEKASTWNDAQKVKQGWMEGQKSSQGWGAPSGGEGWGADVPRGNHWGDPPKSGSGGCDSDSDRSGSGWSEQGRCGAGNTWGGSGGGGTPNSGGPSGWGEPPKTSHKQGWGEPGKASNQGQGWGEPPKPSHAGSGWGDASKGCDSSDWSKPQDAAAGQSSWGVPPSQQPGGPGPNKPSGWLGGPMPAPLKEEESTGWEEPSPESIRRKMEIDDGTSAWGDPNKYKYKNVNMWNKNSGGEQEAPVAPQQQQQQQQPPPQPALPPNTMPSKDKNMGWGEPYGSTQKPESSWGEPSGPPVSVDNGTSAWGKPVDTGASWEEPGRQSANAGGWGGPAAGPQTQHKPGPKPMQDNWCGDEMPMPGSRHQSWEEEEEVEIGMWNNNPSQEMNQPGNWSYMKKMPPKVNKGANKQDDAWMNQFVKQFNNMNFPREPPEETMKAHKMDLSGGMLADKRMDVDKHVLNMGEYNGVIGKSPGSRHQISKESSMERGPYFDKNVNPMFSGSNAAAQGRSAQQPPAQPLNSSQPNLRTQVPPPLLSPQVPASLLKYPPNNGGLNPLFGPQQVAMLNQLSQLNQLSQLSQLQRLLLQQQKVQNRNMPMGGRQQQEQQGRPLGPSQMMQPPRHLDPSLMKPQPSPQPPSLHQSGLKSYLENFMPQNAPELQKEQSALSSFSNFPLGLNSNLNVNNLDIGSISYKEPQSRLKKWTALDISVNSSLDQNSSKPGAISSGLRLEDSPFGPYDFMNTSNSPVSPPGSVGDGWPNRAKSPHGSSNVNWPPEFRPGEPWKGYPNIDPETDPYVTPGSVINNLSINTVRDVDHLRDRNNGSTSSLNTTLPSNSAWSSIRASNYSGSLSSTAQSTSARNSDSKYTWSPGPVTNTSLAHELWKVPLPPKGITAPSRPPPGLTGQKPPSSWDNNSLRLGGWGGSDSRFTPGSSWGDNSSGRTTNWLVLKNLTPQIDGSTLRTLCMQHGPLITFHLNLPHGNAVVCYSSKEEAAKAQKSLHMCVLGNTTILAEFASEEEISRFFAQGQSMTAQPGWQTLGTSQSRIGSIEGSHPFPNRNDPNHWNGAGLSGAGSGDLHGTSLWGAPNYSSSLWGNPGGSEGRGLSSPSPINSFLPVDHLAGGGDTM
- the LOC118775811 gene encoding trinucleotide repeat-containing gene 6A protein-like isoform X2; this translates as MRELEAIATKEAEEKQNRDIVQEEEEQLMEERKKRKDEKKKDAGLKKATEQKNKVPEHIKSSLSQPQPANPKSDTSTVTSIVSNAKRAQASSHPQVPPRYPPREVPPRFRQHEQKQLLKRAQPLPTLAAALGTRAPLDAAQPGGALLASEGPLQNSAGSPLPELNHSALGSHYENSHWNSGSPGSDSNTTWDKVIVDGCDKEAWPSITGSDPELATECMDADSASSSGSEKNLSIMASGNTGGDSNGNRQGNGHGSHFMVANGSNNMGNGSIKGPWGLSHGSMLSTCQGPGESPNSKLTESSHGKLNAWGTLGSSTNGGINPSTLNPNANHGAWPVLENSGHNPHGPVGNGNSGTSTQRSTIGQAPSSQSINSKMGLSAHAAWGSLQENNAESEVNGTSKVSLNGQPQNLNTELNGPNNTTNMMTSSLPNSTGSMQMNELPAGHRAWHVDAGSSPQLHASSVSNGTSISQHGNSEGINSGSYGTAWGAPQDTNYPGDKCPAPKGQTAGDTVNATLMQSGVNGSAANAASFKNNNNNNGVGARGGGWGSGPAASQSLPWGAGNGVGPAGIPHPWGSASSSSSSSSSSSSSNTGTKISNGEWSALPSNNQHSNEGITGSRKGTNGWMSLEDDALGEAGAGPASQMSNQGGTWAKSTGSEGSSESMGSRGDRDGARASSRRKASSQSLVQTVLSRTDLDPRVLSNSGWGQTPVRQNTTWDIAASSSSDKKTDNGTEAWGGSVSQASNSGGWGDGPSTNSNDTSSVSGWADQKPPTGWGEAKGPSGDGGWEDNSAATGVGKSNQSWGSVKDEKASTWNDAQKVKQGWMEGQKSSQGWGAPSGGEGWGADVPRGNHWGDPPKSGSGGCDSDSDRSGSGWSEQGRCGAGNTWGGSGGGGTPNSGGPSGWGEPPKTSHKQGWGEPGKASNQGQGWGEPPKPSHAGSGWGDASKGCDSSDWSKPQDAAAGQSSWGVPPSQQPGGPGPNKPSGWLGGPMPAPLKEEESTGWEEPSPESIRRKMEIDDGTSAWGDPNKYKYKNVNMWNKNSGGEQEAPVAPQQQQQQQQPPPQPALPPNTMPSKDKNMGWGEPYGSTQKPESSWGEPSGPPVSVDNGTSAWGKPVDTGASWEEPGRQSANAGGWGGPAAGPQTQHKPGPKPMQDNWCGDEMPMPGSRHQSWEEEEEVEIGMWNNNPSQEMNQPGNWSYMKKMPPKVNKGANKQDDAWMNQFVKQFNNMNFPREPPEETMKAHKMDLSGGMLADKRMDVDKHVLNMGEYNGVIGKSPGSRHQISKESSMERGPYFDKLSLSLSVQDGIVAEEPQNVQFSSNQNVKLPPSNNTLPNQGPGPMPAPSHQNLNLVRQNVNPMFSGSNAAAQGRSAQQPPAQPLNSSQPNLRTQVPPPLLSPQVPASLLKYPPNNGGLNPLFGPQQVAMLNQLSQLNQLSQLSQLQRLLLQQQKVQNRNMPMGGRQQQEQQGRPLGPSQMMQPPRHLDPSLMKPQPSPQPPSLHQSGLKSYLENFMPQNAPELQKEQSALSSFSNFPLGLNSNLNVNNLDIGSISYKEPQSRLKKWTALDISVNSSLDQNSSKPGAISSGLRLEDSPFGPYDFMNTSNSPVSPPGSVGDGWPNRAKSPHGSSNVNWPPEFRPGEPWKGYPNIDPETDPYVTPGSVINNLSINTVRDVDHLRDRNNGSTSSLNTTLPSNSAWSSIRASNYSGSLSSTAQSTSARNSDSKYTWSPGPVTNTSLAHELWKVPLPPKGITAPSRPPPGLTGQKPPSSWDNNSLRLGGWGGSDSRFTPGSSWGDNSSGRTTNWLVLKNLTPQIDGSTLRTLCMQHGPLITFHLNLPHGNAVVCYSSKEEAAKAQKSLHMCVLGNTTILAEFASEEEISRFFAQGQSMTAQPGWQTLGTSQSRIGSIEGSHPFPNRNDPNHWNGAGLSGAGSGDLHGTSLWGAPNYSSSLWGNPGGSEGRGLSSPSPINSFLPVDHLAGGGDTM
- the LOC118775811 gene encoding trinucleotide repeat-containing gene 6A protein-like isoform X1; translation: MRELEAIATKEAEEKQNRDIVQEEEEQLMEERKKRKDEKKKDAGLKKATEQKNKVPEHIKSSLSQPQPANPKSDTSTVTSIVSNAKRAQASSHPQVPPRYPPREVPPRFRQHEQKQLLKRAQPLPTLAAALGTRAPLDAAQPGGALLASEGPLQNSAGSPLPGMPPIRDLASHSPNQTELNHSALGSHYENSHWNSGSPGSDSNTTWDKVIVDGCDKEAWPSITGSDPELATECMDADSASSSGSEKNLSIMASGNTGGDSNGNRQGNGHGSHFMVANGSNNMGNGSIKGPWGLSHGSMLSTCQGPGESPNSKLTESSHGKLNAWGTLGSSTNGGINPSTLNPNANHGAWPVLENSGHNPHGPVGNGNSGTSTQRSTIGQAPSSQSINSKMGLSAHAAWGSLQENNAESEVNGTSKVSLNGQPQNLNTELNGPNNTTNMMTSSLPNSTGSMQMNELPAGHRAWHVDAGSSPQLHASSVSNGTSISQHGNSEGINSGSYGTAWGAPQDTNYPGDKCPAPKGQTAGDTVNATLMQSGVNGSAANAASFKNNNNNNGVGARGGGWGSGPAASQSLPWGAGNGVGPAGIPHPWGSASSSSSSSSSSSSSNTGTKISNGEWSALPSNNQHSNEGITGSRKGTNGWMSLEDDALGEAGAGPASQMSNQGGTWAKSTGSEGSSESMGSRGDRDGARASSRRKASSQSLVQTVLSRTDLDPRVLSNSGWGQTPVRQNTTWDIAASSSSDKKTDNGTEAWGGSVSQASNSGGWGDGPSTNSNDTSSVSGWADQKPPTGWGEAKGPSGDGGWEDNSAATGVGKSNQSWGSVKDEKASTWNDAQKVKQGWMEGQKSSQGWGAPSGGEGWGADVPRGNHWGDPPKSGSGGCDSDSDRSGSGWSEQGRCGAGNTWGGSGGGGTPNSGGPSGWGEPPKTSHKQGWGEPGKASNQGQGWGEPPKPSHAGSGWGDASKGCDSSDWSKPQDAAAGQSSWGVPPSQQPGGPGPNKPSGWLGGPMPAPLKEEESTGWEEPSPESIRRKMEIDDGTSAWGDPNKYKYKNVNMWNKNSGGEQEAPVAPQQQQQQQQPPPQPALPPNTMPSKDKNMGWGEPYGSTQKPESSWGEPSGPPVSVDNGTSAWGKPVDTGASWEEPGRQSANAGGWGGPAAGPQTQHKPGPKPMQDNWCGDEMPMPGSRHQSWEEEEEVEIGMWNNNPSQEMNQPGNWSYMKKMPPKVNKGANKQDDAWMNQFVKQFNNMNFPREPPEETMKAHKMDLSGGMLADKRMDVDKHVLNMGEYNGVIGKSPGSRHQISKESSMERGPYFDKLSLSLSVQDGIVAEEPQNVQFSSNQNVKLPPSNNTLPNQGPGPMPAPSHQNLNLVRQNVNPMFSGSNAAAQGRSAQQPPAQPLNSSQPNLRTQVPPPLLSPQVPASLLKYPPNNGGLNPLFGPQQVAMLNQLSQLNQLSQLSQLQRLLLQQQKVQNRNMPMGGRQQQEQQGRPLGPSQMMQPPRHLDPSLMKPQPSPQPPSLHQSGLKSYLENFMPQNAPELQKEQSALSSFSNFPLGLNSNLNVNNLDIGSISYKEPQSRLKKWTALDISVNSSLDQNSSKPGAISSGLRLEDSPFGPYDFMNTSNSPVSPPGSVGDGWPNRAKSPHGSSNVNWPPEFRPGEPWKGYPNIDPETDPYVTPGSVINNLSINTVRDVDHLRDRNNGSTSSLNTTLPSNSAWSSIRASNYSGSLSSTAQSTSARNSDSKYTWSPGPVTNTSLAHELWKVPLPPKGITAPSRPPPGLTGQKPPSSWDNNSLRLGGWGGSDSRFTPGSSWGDNSSGRTTNWLVLKNLTPQIDGSTLRTLCMQHGPLITFHLNLPHGNAVVCYSSKEEAAKAQKSLHMCVLGNTTILAEFASEEEISRFFAQGQSMTAQPGWQTLGTSQSRIGSIEGSHPFPNRNDPNHWNGAGLSGAGSGDLHGTSLWGAPNYSSSLWGNPGGSEGRGLSSPSPINSFLPVDHLAGGGDTM